A stretch of DNA from Pasteurellaceae bacterium RH1A:
TGCTGGAGCTTATGCTCTTGGCTGATGTGGGCATGTTAGGTCTGCCAAATGCCGGTAAGTCCACCTTTATTCGAGCCGTGTCAGCGGCCAAACCAAAGGTAGCGGATTACCCCTTCACCACCCTAGTGCCAAGCTTGGGTGTGGCCCGTGTTGGGTCGGATCGCAGCTTTGTGGTGGCCGATATTCCAGGCTTAATTGAAGGGGCTTCAGATGGGGCAGGCTTAGGCATTCGCTTCCTCAAGCACTTGGAGCGTTGCCGTGTTCTCATTCACTTGGTGGATATTCTACCTATTGATGAAAGCGACCCGGCTCAGAACATTTCCATCATTGAGTCCGAGCTTTATCAATACAGCGAAAAATTGGCCGACAAGCCTCGCTGGTTGGTCTTTAACAAGATCGACACCATGAGCGAGGAAGAGGCCGCCGAACGAGCCGAAGCCATCGCCCAAGAAATCGGCTGGGAAGGGGACTATTACCTAATTTCCGCCGCGACAGGCAAAAATGTGGCAGACCTAACCCGTGACATCATGGACTTTATCGAAGCCAACCCACGAGAAGAAGCTCAGGAACAAGCAGCCGATGAGGTCAAATTCAAGTGGGACGACTACCACCAAGAGGCCCTACAAAACCCAATTGAAGAAGACGATTGGGAGGACTGGGATGACGATTGGTCGGAAGAAGACGAAGAGGGCGTAGAGGTTATCTACCAAAAATAGGCCGACAAGCGGTTTTATTTTGGAATAAATTTGCAAATCTGCGTGAAAAACGGTGCCTAGGCACCGTTTTTTTAAAGGTGTTTTATCAAGGTTGGCACTTCTTTATAAAGGTTTTAAGGAAAAATAAATCATGCAGCAAGAAATTCTAAATAAGCTTACTCAAATTGAAGCGGATGAAGCTTTGAGTATTTTATTAGCGGTCGAAAGTGGCAGTCGAGCTTGGGGATTTGCTTCTCCAGACAGTGATTTTGATGTGCGAGCAATTTATATCCGCCCTAAAGCATGGTATTTACAAATTGATGAGCAAAAAGATACCTTTGAGTTTATTGAAAATCAATGGTTTGATGTAGGTGGCTGGGATCTCCGTAAAGTCTTAGTTTTATTAAGAAAGAGTAATGCTGTTTTATTAGAATGGTTGCGTTCTCCAATTATTTATCAGCAAGATAATTTCTTCGTTCAGCAACTTAATCAATTATTGCCCTTATATGTGCAAGCTGCTCCTTTATTACATCATTATCGAGGTGTAGCAGGAAATACCTTAAAAGATGTTGATTTGTTTTCGCCTATTCGGTTGAAAAAATGGTTTTATATCTTGCGTTCCTTATTAGCTGCCAGATGGGTAGTTTATTATGGCGGTGTTCCACCAATGACCTTGCTTGAATTATTAAGTGACTGGCAGGTTAATTCCCATCAGGAAATTATAGATTTAGTTGCTCTTAAATCTCAACAAGATGAGGGATATTTACACCAATTAAGCCCTCATTTACGGCATTTAACCTTGGAATTATGGCAAGAACTTCAGGAAATAACCTTGCCACCTGCTAAAATCATGACGGACAGTGAGCCTTTAAATCACTTATTTCGTCAAATGCTTGAAAGGGACAAATCATGCTAACGATTCAGGACTTACAAGACCAAAATCTGATTTTATTTGAAGCCATATCAGGCAGTCGAGCCTATGGATTAGCCACACCGCAATCCGATACCGATATTCGAGGGGTGTTTTATTTGCCGCAAGCAGATTTTTATGGCTTAAATTATATCCCGCAGGTTGCCAATGAAACCAATGATATTGTTTATTATGAATTAGGACGTTTTGTTGAGCTTTTATTACAAAGTAACCCGACGGTTTTGGAATTACTTTCCTCTCCTCCTGATTGTATCCGCATAAAAGATCCCATCATGGATTTATTTAATCCCTCTTGGTTTATTTCCAAGGCTTGCCATTTAAGTTTTGCAGGCTATGCCTTAGGCCAAATTAAAAAGGCTCAGGGCTTAAATAAAAAGATGGTGAATCCTGTCGAAAAGGTCAAAAAATCTGTTTTAGACTTTTGCTATGTGATTGATAATGGTAAGAGCATTGCTTTACAGAAATGGTTGATTAAACATCAATTCCAGCAGGAAAATATCGGCCTGGCCAAGGTAAATCATGCCAAAAATACCTTTTCTTTATTCTATGACAGCACGGGGCATTCGGGCTATCACGGTGTTATGCAAAAAGAAAATGCTAATAGTATCTGCTTGAGTAATATTCCATCTTCTGCTCCAGTAGTGGCTTATTTATCTTTTAATCAAGATGGTTACAGTGCCTATTGTAAGGACTATACAGAATAT
This window harbors:
- the obgE gene encoding GTPase ObgE (ObgE; essential GTPase; exhibits high exchange rate for GTP/GDP; associates with 50S ribosomal subunit; involved in regulation of chromosomal replication); translated protein: MKFIDEALIRVEAGDGGNGCVSFRREKFIPNGGPDGGDGGDGGDVYLIADENLNTLIDYRFEKRYAAGRGENGRSANCTGHRGKDITLRVPVGTRAIDNDTQEIIGDLTKHGMKMLVAKGGYHGLGNTRFKSSVNRAPRQKTNGTSGEKRDLMLELMLLADVGMLGLPNAGKSTFIRAVSAAKPKVADYPFTTLVPSLGVARVGSDRSFVVADIPGLIEGASDGAGLGIRFLKHLERCRVLIHLVDILPIDESDPAQNISIIESELYQYSEKLADKPRWLVFNKIDTMSEEEAAERAEAIAQEIGWEGDYYLISAATGKNVADLTRDIMDFIEANPREEAQEQAADEVKFKWDDYHQEALQNPIEEDDWEDWDDDWSEEDEEGVEVIYQK
- a CDS encoding nucleotidyltransferase — protein: MLTIQDLQDQNLILFEAISGSRAYGLATPQSDTDIRGVFYLPQADFYGLNYIPQVANETNDIVYYELGRFVELLLQSNPTVLELLSSPPDCIRIKDPIMDLFNPSWFISKACHLSFAGYALGQIKKAQGLNKKMVNPVEKVKKSVLDFCYVIDNGKSIALQKWLIKHQFQQENIGLAKVNHAKNTFSLFYDSTGHSGYHGVMQKENANSICLSNIPSSAPVVAYLSFNQDGYSAYCKDYTEYWQWMEKRNPARYAHQAQGQTYDTKNMMHTFRLLEMARDIAWYGEIRVRRPNREALLAIKAGQFIYDDLLVRAESLAGEVERAFNQSNLSEQVNRNLALQALVEARLSVYK